One window of the Thunnus albacares chromosome 3, fThuAlb1.1, whole genome shotgun sequence genome contains the following:
- the naa15b gene encoding N-alpha-acetyltransferase 15, NatA auxiliary subunit b, with amino-acid sequence MPTVTLPPKENALFKRILRCYEHKQYRNGLKFCKQILSNPKFAEHGETLAMKGLTLNCLGKKEEAYELVRRGLRNDLRSHVCWHVYGLLQRSDKKYDEAIKCYRNALKWDKDNLQILRDLSLLQIQMRDLEGYRETRYQLLQLRPAQRASWIGYAIAYHLLEDYEMAAKIIEEFRKTQQTSPDKVDYEYSELLLYQNQVLREAGLYKEALEHLSNYEKQICDKLAVEETRGELLLKLERLDEATEVYQRLQERNPENWSYYHGLENALKPSSVEERHKIYEETWEKFPKGLVPRRLPLNFLSGEKFREVLDRYLRMNFSKGCPPVFTTLKSLYNDKEKVAIIEELVVSYETSLKSCRMFSQNDDGKEEPPTTLLWVQYFLAQHYDMVDQQTLALEYINTAIESTPTLIELFLIKAKIYKHAGNIKEAAQWMDEAQALDTADRFINSKCAKYMLKAGMVKEAEEMCSKFTREGASAVENLNEMQCMWFQTECALAYKSMNKFGEALKKCHEIERHFVEITDDQFDFHTYCMRKMTLRSYVDLLKLEDVLRMHPFYYKAAVTAIQIYLSLHDNPLTDDSKELQADTANLSDKELKKLRNKQRRAQKKAQLEEEKKNAEKEKQLKNQKKKKEDDDEEIGGPKEELIPDKLVKVENPLEEAVKFLMPLKHLVKDKIDTHLMAFEIYFRKEKYLLMLQSVKRALAIDSDHPWLHQCLVRFFKGVSESKELPEVVRTVLKQEITRLFGDSNAKSFNQAYLTKHSDSIPHRLAAAKMMVYLDSSTETKAAELATALDESLNNRTIKICTEVLEGLRSGIFGDCKERTESYRAECHKLYPYTLAFMPPGYEENTKIANGDISTETEELANEM; translated from the exons ATGCCGACAGTTACTTTACCGCCGAAAGAGAACGCGCTCTTCAAGAGGATTTTG CGATGTTACGAACACAAACAGTACAGAAATGGGCTCAAGTTCTGCAAACAAATCCTGTCCAACCCCAAGTTTGCAGAGCACGGAg AGACCCTGGCGATGAAGGGCTTGACCCTGAACTGTCTGGGGAAGAAGGAAGAGGCCTACGAACTGGTGAGAAGAGGCCTGCGCAATGACCTCAGGAGCCACGTCT GTTGGCATGTGTACGGCTTACTGCAGCGCTCGGATAAGAAGTACGATGAGGCCATCAAGTGTTACCGCAACGCTCTGAAGTGGGACAAGGACAACCTGCAGATCCTCCGGGACCTGTCCCTGCTGCAGATCCAGATGAGAGACCTGGAGGGCTACAGG GAGACACGGTACCAGCTGTTGCAGCTGCGCCCAGCACAGCGGGCCTCCTGGATCGGCTACGCCATCGCCTATCATCTCCTGGAAGACTACGAGATGGCTGCAAAGATTATCGAGGAGTTCAGGAAAACACAACAG acaTCTCCAGACAAAGTGGACTACGAGTACAGCGAGCTGCTGCTGTACCAGAACCAGGTGCTGAGGGAAGCAGGCCTGTACAAGGAGGCTCTGGAGCATCTGTCCAACTACGAAAAGCAGATCTGTGACAAACTGGCAGTGGAAGAGACACGAG GAGAGTTGCTGTTGAAGTTGGAGCGTCTGGACGAGGCTACAGAAGTCTACCAACGCCTGCAGGAGAGGAACCCAGAGAACTGGTCCTATTACCACGGGCTGGAGAATGCCCTAAAACCAA GCAGCGTAGAAGAGAGACACAAGATCTATGAGGAAACCTGGGAGAAGTTTCCTAAAGGCCTGGTTCCTCGTCGGCTGCCACTCAACTTCCTTTCTG GCGAGAAGTTCAGAGAGGTTCTGGACAGGTACCTGAGGATGAACTTCAGTAAAGGCTGTCCGCCCGTCTTCACCACCCTCAAATCTCTGTACAACGACAAAGAAAAG gtGGCAATAATAGAGGAGTTGGTGGTCAGCTATGAAACCTCATTAAAAAGCTGTAGAATGTTCAGCCAGAACG ATGACGGTAAGGAGGAGCCGCCGACCACGTTGCTCTGGGTGCAGTACTTCCTGGCACAGCACTACGACATGGTTGACCAACAGACACTGGCTCTAGAATACATCAACACAGCCATTGAGAGTACGCCCACGCTCATCGAACTCTTCCTTATCAAAGCCAAGATTTACAAG CATGCTGGGAACATCAAAGAGGCGGCTCAGTGGATGGATGAAGCGCAGGCTCTGGACACCGCTGACAGATTCATCAACTCCAAATGTGCCAAGTACATGCTGAAGGCTGGCATGGTCAAAGAGGCCGAGGAAATGTGCTCCAAGTTCACACGG GAGGGAGCTTCAGCAGTGGAGAACCTGAACGAGATGCAGTGTATGTGGTTCCAGACAGAGTGTGCACTCGCCTACAAGTCCATGAACAAGTTTGGGGAGGCTCTCAAGAAGTGCCATGAGATCGAAAGG CATTTTGTGGAGATCACGGACGACCAGTTTGATTTCCACACCTACTGCATGAGGAAGATGACGCTACGCTCCTACGTGGACTTGCTGAAGCTGGAGGATGTGCTCAGGATGCATCCTTTCTACTACAAGGCCGCTGTCACCGCCATCCAGATCTACCTGAGCCTGCACGACAATCCCCTGACTGACGACAGCAAGGAGCTGCAGGCCGACACTG CTAACCTTTCGGACAAAGAGCTGAAGAAGCTCAGGAACAAGCAGCGGAGAGCCCAGAAGAAggctcagctggaggaggagaagaagaatgcagagaaagagaagcagcttaaaaaccagaagaagaagaaggaggatgATGACGAGGAGATCGGAGGGCCCAAGGAGGAGCTCATTCCCGACAaactggttaag GTAGAAAATCCACTGGAAGAAGCCGTCAAGTTCCTGATGCCTCTCAAACACCTGGTGAAAGACAAAATTGACACACACCTAATGGCCTTTGAGATCTACTTCAGGAAAG AAAAATACCTGTTGATGCTTCAATCAGTGAAGAGGGCATTGGCCATTGATTCAGACCACCCATGGCTACACCAGTGTCTAGTACGCTTCTTTAAAGGAG TCTCGGAGAGCAAAGAACTGCCGGAGGTGGTTCGGACAGTCCTGAAGCAGGAGATCACCCGGCTGTTTGGAGACAGCAACGCTAAGAGCTTCAACCAGGCCTACCTCACCAAACACTCCGACTCCATACCACACCGACTGGCTG CTGCTAAGATGATGGTGTATTTGGACTCATCGACGGAAACAAAGGCAGCAGAGTTGGCCACTGCGCTAGATGAGTCACTCAACAACAGAACCATCAag ATCTGCACAGAGGTCCTGGAGGGTCTCCGGAGCGGCATCTTCGGCGACTGTAAAGAGCGCACGGAATCATACCGCGCTGAGTGTCACAAGCTTTACCCCTACACGTTAGCTTTCATGCCCCCTGGATACGAGGAGAACACCAAGATCGCCAACGGAGACATCTCCACAGAAACGGAGGAGCTAGCCAATGAGATGTGA